The Elaeis guineensis isolate ETL-2024a chromosome 12, EG11, whole genome shotgun sequence sequence ACCATTATTGTTTGCTTTATTTAGAGCCACTTAATCTCTTATGATTAAGAGTTAATACTGGGCCAATAACTAACGAATTAGACAAATAAGTAAACAACAACGAACACCAACCACTGATGTATACTAGCACCAGACAATTCCTTGGAAGCAACTGAGTAAAGTAAAACCTAAGCTCAAGGCCAACTAACATTTAAATTGactcttttcttttcaaaatttaaggaGCTAGATCATCTTTGGCAGGTGCATTCTCCTCACGGAGCGAGCCAGGCAAGGATTGAGTAACTCACTGTATTCTGTACCCAGTGAAACAAGACAAGATAACGGATTCTTGAAAGCGATCTACCAAAAGATTTAagattttttgtaaatatttttttagtcaaTACTAAAACCCGTGTCTAGATGTTGTCCCAAGAGCCCGTCTTTTTATTACCTTATACTCTCCACACAACATTACTAACCACTTTCCCAGAACAAGACAAACGACAAAAAGCACATCTTAAGACCAAGCCCACCGACTTTCCCAAAATAAAACTGCTCTTCAGGAACACCAGATCGAAGTCGCTTTCCCTTCGGTCCACCGACCCCACTCCcgactgctctctctctctctcgtgctcTTGGGAGAAGAGAAATTGGCGAATGGGGTGCCGCTTGGGGTGATCGTAGGGAGGTACACGACGGCTGGGGGCGGTAGCGGCGGAAGCGACGGCGAGATGGGAGACGGGATCATAAGGCACAACCGGAAATGCAGGGATTTGGTGTTCCTCGTTATCTTCATCGCCTTCTGGGTGGCCATGATCGTCAACTCCAGCTTCGGATTCAATCAAGGAAACCCACTTCGGTAGTAATCTCATTGCTTTTCCCCTTCCCCCTTTCACCAAAACTACCGAAAAGGAatgtttttaattaaaaaaaggcGACTTTTTTGAACCTCCATTTTGGTTCCTTCGTTGGGCCTTCAAtaaatttgcttttttttttttttaagtgcttTTCGGTTTCATTATATGGTGGAACTGTTGATAttggaagctcggatgtttccttTCTGGGAATGGAAGCTTATGTACGACCAGGGTACTGCATTCTTTGGAAGAATTTTTAAGTTGAGATGAAGATGGCCTAAGATGGGACGAGGGTTTGTATCTCGGATTGATTGTTTTTAACGAGTTTAAGGGGGAGTGTTTTCTTACTTTGGTTTTCGTGTTATGTGTCTTGTCTTCAAGATTATGTTAGAAAGATTGAAACTTGTGAGTATTTTGCATATGTTAGAAAGATTGAAACTTGTGAGTATTTTGCACCGGCATTGCCGGATTTATCTGGGAAGTCTTGGAGTAACGCCAGTTGTTTGGTTAGGTAACGAGTAAAGCTGAGTGCCAAGAAAATGTGAGCTTTTGGAATATATATAGTCTGCAGGGAGTTCCACATACAGCAGAAGCTGCATCACATTGATCAATCTCACCATTTTTTATGGAGACCATGTTTGATGAGTCCCGTAGCCTTCTTGGTTGGGACTTGTTCTTGATATTTGACCCCATTTATATGGGTAAAGGCTTGGGTCATTGTGCTGATGCATTCTGTTAGTGTTGATAGGGAATATTTCTGCCTCGTTTCCTCTTCTCAAATTTAGGGTTTATTttgactatttaaaaaaaaaaaattcttcagcaTTCGAGAAAATTCATGattaatctacaagatttattTTTTACAGATTATGCCCTAGAGTTATTCCTTTTTAGTTCCCTTTGCAGCTTTCAAATGATCAAGTAATATCGTACTAAAAAAAGAATGACCAAGTAATGGATCAGATACGCCCATTTGCAGATAGAAGATAATTTTCTTTTGCTTCTCATTTTTGAGTCTACATCTTTATCACTAATTGAGAAAGGTACGGATAAAATAAATTTCTGGTTTAATATGTCTAcgtacttttaaaaaaaaaaaatcttgttctTCGTTTTTAGACAGTATGTCTTTCTGACAGTTGCTTTTTGTTGATGATTGGCTGATTAATCAGAGGAAAACATCTCGTGCAGGCTTACATATGGACTGGACTATAAAGGAAATGTTTGTGGCAGCAAACATGCTAACCCGGATTTACGCGAATTGGAGGTTAGGTACTGGCTGAATCCCAACCAGGTCTATCAAAGTGGTTTGAAGAGTAGCCATTTCAGTCTGGCTGATGCTAAGAGTATCTGCTTGATGGAATGTCCCATTCCTTCGGAAGATGGCCTCAACTTCATCTGTGATTATCCAGAGGGTGACATTCGCCTCTCAGTGGATGATTGGATTGACAGGGACTATGATTATTTTGAGTTTCTTACACCAGACATGAGGAATAGCTCTCTTCAACTCCAAGGTCCATGTTACCCTATAATTTTTCCAAGTGTAAATGGTAAGTATGGTAGATCTGTAACCTCTGGCAGTTATAAATTGCTTTATGAATTGTAATGATTTTCTGCTCTGAGAGGTAAGAGTTGGAACGGATCAAACTATAGAAGTGCATTGATCAGAATTAATTGCTGTTAATTCTtctcagtatatatatatatatatatatatatatatatatatatatatatatatattgctctCAACTAAACTGGCCAGTTCTTTTGGTTTCATGAGTTTTTTAATCCAAAAACATGTTTCTTGGTACAGAATCCGAGAAAAAAGATATACAATTGTGCAACGGTTTATCTCAAGTGAACGGATAATTCGGACTATGTCTGAACTTatactttcttgaaaaatgattataaaatatctgcatggttttcttccatttttgcaTCCAACATCAGGAATCCCTTTTCTTTGAAAAGGAAATATTGGTTGCCTTATTTTCTTAAGTAATGCGACATGAGTGAAATGAAGgatcatttatttttctttcaacatGTGTACCGAAACATGCATGAAGTCCCACCTTCAACACATCCATTTCAAGTTTTGATTTTCATCTCAGTTTTCTGtggaatatttaattaattttctgTTCTTTTTATATTTTCAGTTCACTGGAGCTGCCAATTCATAGCACGTGCATCCAACATTTCTTTGAGGCATTGGCAGCAGATGGGTGGAGTTACAATTGAGGAGAACATATTAATAGATAAAACTATTCACAGGGCCATCAATTCTCCATCTGCTGTCTTAAAGGTCAGTTGCTCTTTCAGGGAGTCATAACCGAAGCGTATAATGTTctacatttttttttccttttggttTTGCTGTCTTATCTAGCAGTATGAATAAATAATTTGATTTAGCGCCCTTTGCTAACTAAATTTTAATCGAAATCAACCATAATTTGAGATAAACATAAATAACCTTACAGACCTTTTTTTCTCATTTAAGCAAAATGGTTATGGAATGTTGTCAAAAGTTTGTTCTAAAATCTCCAAACTTATTTTTGCAAAGTGCATTTTAGACATTTTATGGTGCCCCACAATGCCTTTTCAAGGTGAAACTCAAATGACATTTCTGGACATATAAGTTGTGTTTATTTGCATTCACTTTGAACCTCATTGCTTGATTGAAAAACTTCACTCATGCATTGTTGCATGATCTGCAGAGATATGTGGCAGACATTGGAAAGGCATGGCCTGTGTTGATCGTTTGTGGAGGAATCCTGCCACTATTTTTATCTGTGATCTGGCTATTAATGATTCGCCACTTTGTTGCTGGAATGACATGGATAACAGTGATTCTCTTCAATGCCCTTATAATATCTGTTACAATGTTTTACTACGCAAAAGGTCTGATATGCTGTGCCTTATATGTTTTttcccttttatttttttctttacagaGAAATTGGCCACTTTTCATCTGGTATATATCTAATATCTTTGGTATGGGTGCCTTTAATATTCTAATCAATGACAGTCAGGTCCCATAATTTATCTTGAAAAATCAGAAATACATCTATTCATCTATTGAGAGATGGTAGACAGTTTTTTGCATTCTATGAAAAGTCACAGAACGTTCTTTGTATAATTCAAGTGCACAGTGCTCTCATAGTAATCTAACAATCATCAATATAGAGCTGTTCTATAAAGTTTCCCTGGGCCCCAGACATGTAGGCTGGGGGCTTCACTTAGCCTAGGTTTCTTATGAGCTGAGGAAATCATTGGGAGTGGAAAGCTGGGGAAATGTCATTTGATCATCCTATGTTATCCTGTCCTTTTGTTGGACTTATTTTGTCGGTAAACACCAAATTAAAGAATGTCTTTCTCATAATCACTGACTACTGCAAATACTTCTTATACACTCAATCTTACCTTCATCTATATCATGGTGCAAAGTAGAAGCGTCCATCACAATAAGCACTTGTTTGGATTTTCCTATAGGATTGGGTTGAAAAATCTTATAAGATTCGTGGATTGGGCCAGCACAACCAGCAAGACCACAAGCTTCTTGCTGGGCTAGGCCCGTATTTATAAAATATCCAGAAATAGCTTTGGAGTGGACCAGTCTAAATCCCATAGGGAGAAAAAAATGAAGATTTACTTAGATCTTTTTTCTTCCCTACGGGATTTGGACCGGCCCACTCTAAAGCTATTTGTGGATATTCTTCCTAGCCCAGCCTATAGCCTATGATATTGCTGGTTGTACTGGCCCAATCCACAAATCCTACAGAAATTTCAGCCCAATCCTATGGGAAAAATCCAAAGTGGCCCTAAGTTGGCTGTCATCCCATCCCTTAAACTTACAGTTGAAGCCCAAGTATGTTAATTGTGCTCTAAGTACAGCAGTTGAGATCAGAGACATCTATTATAAACTTCTAGGGAAAACAATACAAAGTAAAATGAATATGTAAATTTTTGTCCTTTCCAAGTTTCTGAAACATGATTCGAGTTTAAGACCATCTAAAGTTGGAAACTAGATCATGTTCAACATAGTTTAACAACGGATTTATTAGTTGGTTGAACTGTTCTTTTTGGTTAACCCATTGATCATTCAGTTTAGTCTTGACCAGCATTCTTTTTAACATGCATCTTCTGTTTCCAAGACCAGTAAAAGTGAGCATGCTAAGATACCTGAGAACAAATAATTGATGAAGAGGATACATGCCAGATCTTAGTGAAAATTTAGTTGTTTTTATTTATTACCTTAGGGGATTAGGTCTTTAGGCCTCGACTATGAAAATTCATTTTGAATGAGAGTTTCCTGTTTGTGTATTTATTTTAAGAGATGCATGTTATATGACTTATCATTGCTTCTGATCAACCACTTCATGTTTTTAGCTGGATGGATTGGACATGATGCTATCTCAGTTGTCATTGATGAAAgtgatccatatgtcaacataaGTGGGAGGGTAAGTTTGTACCATTAAGCACAACTGGTAAGGAAAAACTGGCTCTCTTCTGACTTACCACCTGACTTTAATCCAGGAAATAAATCACATTCGTGCTGTAGCTGTTCTTATGACAGTTGTAATGATCATCACATTTCTTTCTTCAATAGCCATTGTCCGCCGTATTCTTATAGCAACATCTGTTCTAAAGGTAAGCATAGTGTATAAACTACTTGTCAACTGTAATATCACTTAACACAGCTGCCCATATGTGTAGGGCCTTTCTATGTTTCCTTCAATTAACACAGATGCATCTAGCTAAAAACGTGCATGCACTTCAGAAATGGAATATTGTTccaaatttataaattaagaatTTTGATTGCTCTTTCGAGCTGGCAATACCAAGTCGACTTGATAATTTCTTAAAAATAATGCATTGAAAAAAATGGTATTGTCAATATCTTCTTGATGCATCTGTGGACAGGTCTAGTCTGATCACTTAAATCGATGTCTAAGTCTAACCTCTGCAATCTGTATGCAGGTTGCTTCAAAGGTCATAGGCGAAGTTCAGGCTCTTATTGTTTTTCCAATTTTGCCATATTCTATCCTTGCAATCTTCTATATGTTCTGGTTTTCCGCTACACTCTATCTTTTCAGCTCTGGTCAGATCATTAGAAATGACTGCAATGCCAATTGCTGTTCGTATGACCTTAAGTCCAACAGGGTGAATTGTGATAGTTGTTGTGGCTACAGCATCCATTACACCCCGCATATTGGAATCTCCATCCTTTTTCACCTATTTGGGTGTTACTGGGCAACTCAGTTTATCATTGCATGCTCGTCTACAGTTATTGCTGGATCAGTTGCCTCTTATTACTGGGCTCGTGGTGAAATTTCGGTAAGCAAACTATGTACCTGAAAGCTGCACATGGCTCATGTACATGTATGTAAAGTTAGAAAATTTGCACACCTAAAATAAACTCGATTGGGTGTATTTTGCCAAAGATAAGGTTTCCCCAGATGGAAAGCCTTACACAGTATTGAACAAGCAACtttcttaattgctccaatcagtATTTGATCATTTAGTCAATTTAGCTTTCTTTTTTGAACTTGTTTATACGAATACTTCTTTGACATCTGAGAATGAAGTCAATTCACACATGTGCTTTTTAATGCTGCGTAAACCTTTTGACTTGGTTATATGGACACAGAATTCAAGGATTTCTTTGTTTGTCTTGATATTGTAAATGTACTTTATTTACTGAAGTAACTGGATTCCAGGTGGGTTGTAGCAAG is a genomic window containing:
- the LOC105054896 gene encoding choline transporter protein 1 isoform X1, which translates into the protein MECPIPSEDGLNFICDYPEGDIRLSVDDWIDRDYDYFEFLTPDMRNSSLQLQGPCYPIIFPSVNVHWSCQFIARASNISLRHWQQMGGVTIEENILIDKTIHRAINSPSAVLKRYVADIGKAWPVLIVCGGILPLFLSVIWLLMIRHFVAGMTWITVILFNALIISVTMFYYAKAGWIGHDAISVVIDESDPYVNISGREINHIRAVAVLMTVVMIITFLSSIAIVRRILIATSVLKVASKVIGEVQALIVFPILPYSILAIFYMFWFSATLYLFSSGQIIRNDCNANCCSYDLKSNRVNCDSCCGYSIHYTPHIGISILFHLFGCYWATQFIIACSSTVIAGSVASYYWARGEISEIPFLPVFSSMKRLLRYSIGSVALGSLVVSIVEWFRFILESLRRRLKLADTAPVSCMGKMMSSSSQCCLGCIDWTIKSVNRNAYIMIAITGKGFCKASAIATGLIMNNILRIGKVNVIGDVILFLGKLCVSLFCALFAFLMLDTHKYKSAHNRISSPLFPVQVCWGLGYIVATLFFAVVEMSIDTIILSFCQDAEEHQGTAQCAPPLLMETLDGEGETQRLTQGS
- the LOC105054896 gene encoding choline transporter protein 1 isoform X2; translated protein: MGDGIIRHNRKCRDLVFLVIFIAFWVAMIVNSSFGFNQGNPLRLTYGLDYKGNVCGSKHANPDLRELEVRYWLNPNQVYQSGLKSSHFSLADAKSICLMECPIPSEDGLNFICDYPEGDIRLSVDDWIDRDYDYFEFLTPDMRNSSLQLQGPCYPIIFPSVNVHWSCQFIARASNISLRHWQQMGGVTIEENILIDKTIHRAINSPSAVLKRYVADIGKAWPVLIVCGGILPLFLSVIWLLMIRHFVAGMTWITVILFNALIISVTMFYYAKAGWIGHDAISVVIDESDPYVNISGREINHIRAVAVLMTVVMIITFLSSIAIVRRILIATSVLKVASKVIGEVQALIVFPILPYSILAIFYMFWFSATLYLFSSGQIIRNDCNANCCSYDLKSNRVNCDSCCGYSIHYTPHIGISILFHLFGCYWATQFIIACSSTVIAGSVASYYWARGEISEIPFLPVFSSMKRLLRYSIGSVALGSLVVSIVEWFRFILESLRRRLKLADTAPVSCMGKMMSSSSQCCLGCIDWTIKSVNRNAYIMIAITGKGFCKASAIATGLIMNNILRIGKVNVIGDVILFLGKLCVSLFCALFAFLMLDTHKYKSAHNRISSPLFPVQVCWGLGYIVATLFFAVVEMSIDTIILSFCQDAEEHQGTAQCAPPLLMETLDGEGETQRLTQGS